The DNA segment CTTGTATTTcttacctatatatatatatatgtcaatttcaatcatgtctcgaagattttttttaaaaaactaacttaatattgtaaaataaatattcatcaaacatataaattttatgatatttacCTATTATTTTACATACACCGATACACGCAACACATATGTTCAACCGCTCATTTATAATGAGTTGGTATCTTGTGAAACAAGTTAAATCcactcatatttacaataaagagTTATACTTTTAGTATAAAAAGCAATACATTATTATGGATGAGCCAATGAAGAgatccgtctcacaaaatttacTCATGAGATCGTCTTAGAGAAGTTTttgtgatttataatatttattaaattcatgAGTCACAACTCACAAGACTCGCAGCAAGATAAACTATACATGTAATTTAGCAATAAATGTGTGTATATGGTTAGAACTTAGATATATCTAGTTTTAGTGTCTAAATAAATCAACATTCTTTCTCAAATATCACTTTCTCTATTATACGATTAAAAAAATCCTAATACAAAATTACATTGGGAAAAAATCACCCGAAAATTATTATGTTTTACATATAAATTATTGTGCACAAACTTAtggtttatattttatatttacacGCGCACAAAATATATCCGATCATAGTTTGGGTTGGGCTGGAGCCTGGATGGATCACCATTGTAAGTTTCGGGGAGCCCAGTTAAGCAAATTTGGGCCAATAAAATTGAACTTATACTAGATTAGAAACCATACGAGGGACATGACATATTTTTTGTATAAATTAAGAGTAATGCtcgatttaaatttaaattaacaCACAAGATAGAAATTTTAATTCTCAAGTTTaattaaaaaaggaaaaaaatatatctaaTTAACACAAAATAGGATTATCATGCCTTTATTTACAAGATTAGAAACCATACGAGGGACATGACATATTTTTTGTATAAATTAAGAGTAAtgctttaaatttaaattaacaCACAAGATAGAAATTTTAATTCTCAAGTTTActtaaaaaaggaaaaaaaatatatctaatTAACACAAAATAGTGAAAACTATTTTGTTtggaaaatcataaatttattcAATATAAAATACTGTGAGAATTAATcatatcaatttttttacactattaattataaactattcgttttaaaatgttaaaatgCATAAAAGTTCAAGTtagatttaaaaaaacaaaacaaaacaagatCAAAACTTTAAAGAATTTTCTTCAAGGCcgtaataatatattttgtgatttTGTTACCCTTGCACAGGCACCAACTCAACCTGGTCGAAAAAACACGGGAATTTTGTTCAGAAGGGGCACAATTGTTATTAAATTACAGAAGTATGATTTATATAAactaaaataatgataaaaaaagttaaaatattatCATCAATTCAAATGTGAATTACAATTAACATTTacgatctttcatttttttaataataattcatgATACAATTATTTGATAAGTTACTAATTGAatatcactacaaaaaaaaaaacagtgttTGCCACGGTTCTACCATGACACAAACCGTGGCAAAATTGAATTTGCCACGGTTTTGCcacggttaattaaaaccgtcCGCATAGGCTTCGTGGCAAACGTTTGCCACAGTTTAACACTCCGTGGCAAATATTGCCACGGTTTAAATACAACCGTGGCAAATATATTGTCACGGTATAATTAAACCGTGACAAAAGCTTGCCACGGTTAAATATAAACCGTGACAATATATTGCCACGGTTCATAATAAACCGTGGCAATATATTGTCACGGTTATAAGAAGCCGTTGCAATATATTGTCACGGTTCAAATTAAACCGTGGCAAAATTTTGTCACGGTTTAATTAAACCGTGACAATAGTACAGCCACCGTTTATACAAtatatttccaataattttattaaacaaaatttattatatatttttattaaaaattaattcataatttaaaaatattaataaaatcttaaaattcacCCAAATTATCCAAATTTACACAAATGCATATATATTAAACCCAAATACACACAAAATATCCAAAGTTCAATACATGCAGTAGTCTACTGAAGGAACTGTGACCAATCCGAAGGCGGCTGGGTctcgtcatcatcgtcatcgtcATCGTCGCCGTCCTCGTGGTCTGGCTGAGTGGGCTCCTGAATGCGCAGCGAGTAAGATGGAACGGAAGATGTAGCAGCACGTGTGCTCTCTGTGGGTTGTTTCTTCTTCATGTTGATCGCAGTGCAGATACTAgccatcatcatctccatcttaCTCATTCGTCTCTGAGTGTTACTCAGCCGTACCTGAGTCCGCTCATGCGCTGCCCGAAGCTGTTGCGTCTTCTCTCTCGCAGCCTGGGTCTCCTCTCTCGCAGCCCGTGCATCAGATCTAGCAGCCTGTATCGCCTCGTTCTGTGATGCCATCGTCATCTTCATCTGACTGCACCCGCGAGGACGAGGTGTCATCTCCTCCGAGAATATGGTTTGGGCGGTAGACCCAATACCATATATCCGTCGATGACTAACGCCACCAACGACATCAAAATAAATTGCATTCACCTCGTCAGCCGTCGGGCAATGTTGCTCCTCTCCAGTATGGCTCAATGGAAAGCTCTCGATGATTCGACGCTCGACCTCCTCCTGTTTTCACAAACGATAAAGATACATGTATAAATAGTATTCcaatgttatttttaattaactaaaCTCAATTGACATGGAGACATGAATAAATAGTATTGTTGTTCAATttagtaaaataataaaactcaaTTGAATCAACGTACACTGATTTGTTGGGACTTGCTATCAACAAAGGTCCCGTTCTGCCGCCTGTGCGTCTTTAGATGCAGCTCGTAACTGTTCGGATCTCTATTCAGCTCCTGACGCTGCATTGGACGCACGCGTATAGATAATTACTATTAACGAAAAGTTAATA comes from the Henckelia pumila isolate YLH828 chromosome 1, ASM3356847v2, whole genome shotgun sequence genome and includes:
- the LOC140871909 gene encoding uncharacterized protein encodes the protein MLSNMFCRFLPAKNGASTFIQKLFRRQIFPGGYSWRYVTEPHRDFYWDQFVHTLSLRQRGNVPRTIDQAIWATYLAHWETEEWQKLSRTYGNNRRSEPAGPGTGPAKHIAGSRPYAVHAASLRQELNRDPNSYELHLKTHRRQNGTFVDSKSQQISEEVERRIIESFPLSHTGEEQHCPTADEVNAIYFDVVGGVSHRRIYGIGSTAQTIFSEEMTPRPRGCSQMKMTMASQNEAIQAARSDARAAREETQAAREKTQQLRAAHERTQVRLSNTQRRMSKMEMMMASICTAINMKKKQPTESTRAATSSVPSYSLRIQEPTQPDHEDGDDDDDDDDETQPPSDWSQFLQ